The genomic window GCCGACGCTCACCTATCAGTGGCGCAAGGACGGCAACCCGCTTGGCAATGGCACCGAGATCACCGGCGCCACCACGCCGACGCTCACGCTGACGAACGTCCAGGCCGCCGCGCAGGGCTCCTACGATGTCGTGGTCACGAACAGCGTCTCCTCCGCGACCAGCGCTGCGGTCACCCTGACGGTCACGGCCACCGCGCCGACCATCACCTCGCAGCCGGCTTCCCAGTCGCTCGGGCTCGGCAGCACCGCGACCTTCGTCGTGGTCGCGAAAGGCTCGGCGCCGCTCAGCTACCAGTGGCGCAAGGGCGGGGCGGACCTCACGACCAACAGCTCGGCGACCACCCCGACGCTCGTCATCACGGGCATGACCGCCGACGACGCCGGTGACTACGATGTGGTCGTCACCAACACCGCCGGCCACGCCACCAGCAGTGTGGCGACGCTGTCTGTCGCCTCGGCGACCGAGGCCGCGGTCTTCTACACCGGCGGCACGTACTCCCAGAACTTCGATTCGCTGCCGAGCGCCACGGGCAACTTCACCCTGACCGGCACCGGCCCGATCAATCTCTCCGCCGCGCCGATCTCGGCCACCGGGCTGGGCGGTTGGAGCTTTGCGAAGACGATGGGCAACGCGACGGTTGCCTTGTTCAACGTCGGCACCGGCAGCGGCAACACCGGTTCGCTGTACTCGTTTGGCGCCGCCGCCGCGACCGAGCGCGCGCTGGGGGCGCTCGCGAGCAACACGCTCACTTGCGGCTTCGGGGTCACGCTTGTGAACCAGACCGGCCACACCATCACCGAGTTCACGATTTCCTACACCGGTGAGCAGTGGCGGCGGGGCAATACCACCGCCGGCAGCCAGGATACGTTGGCGTTCGGCTACCAGGTGGGCGGCACCGACCTTGCGACGGGGACGTTTACCGATGTCGCGACGCTCAAGTTCGTCTCGCCCATCACGACGGCGTCGGCCGTGGCGCTCGACGGCAATCTCGCCGCCAACCAGGCCGTGATCAGTGGCTCCGTCACGGGCATCACGTGGAACCCCGGCGAGAAGCTCATCCTCCGCTGGAATGACGTGAACATCAGCGGCTCCGATGACGGGCTCGCGATCGACAATTTCTCCTTCACCACCAGCACCACCGGCCCGGTAGGACCGGCCGTGACCGCGACCTCGCCGATCAGCGGCGCGAGCGACGTCGCCCTCAACAGCCCCGTCACGATCACCTTCAACCAGGAGGTGAATGTCACCAGCGGGTGGGTCGCGCTCACGAGCTCGACGGAGGGCAGCATCAGCCCCGTCATCGCGACGACCGATCACAAGACCTTCACGCTCACGCCGCCGGCCAACTACGGCTACAGCGACACCATCGGCGTCACCGTCTACGGCGCCAACGTGACCAGCGAGTCGACCGGCCTGCATCCCGAGGGGGACTACACGTTCTCCTTCGTGACCGCCGCCCCCGTGGCTCCTTCGATCACGACGCCGCCCGCGAACCAGACGGTCGCCGCCGGTGAGACCGCCACCTTCACCGTGGTGGCCGATGGCACCCAGCCCTTGACCTACCAGTGGCGCAAGGACGGCGCGGACCTCAATATCACCACCAATCCCAGCGCCGCCACCGCCACGCTCGCCCTGGCCAACGTCCAGGCTGGTGACATGGGCAGCTACGACGTCGTCGTCAGCAACGGCGTCCTCCCCGTCGCGACGAGCACGGGCGCCACGCTCACCGTCACCGCCGCGGCGCCGACGATCGTCACGCAACCCTCCGCGGTGACCGTCACGGCCGGTGAACCCGCCAGCTTCAGCGTCACGGCCAAGGGCACGGCCCCCCTCGCTTACCAGTGGCGTAAAGACAGCACGCCGATCTCCGGCGCGACCACGGCGACGCTGAGCATTGCGCACACCGTGCAGGGCGACGCGGGCAGCTACGACGTCGTCGTCTCGAATTCCGTGGACGCGGTCACGAGCTCGGCGGCCGCCCTTGTGGTGAACGCCGCGGCCGCCGGCCACGCGACGTACGTGGGCGGGACCTACACGCAGGACTTCGACACGCTGCCCGCCGCGGGCACGTTCGCGCTCACGGGCAAGGGCCCGATCCAGCTCGACGACGGCGCGACCATCAACGCCACCGGCATGGCGGGCTGGAGCTTCGCCACCTACCTGGGCACCTCCACCGTGGCAAAATTCACGGTTAGCGATGGTTCCAGCAACTCCGGCAGCGCGTTCTCCTTCGGCGCCAGCGGCGCGACCGACCGCGCGCTCGGCTCACTCGGCAGCGGCTCCGTGGCCTCGCGCTTCGGCGTGACGTTCCTGAACAACTCCGGCCAGACTATCACCGAGTTCACGCTCTCCTACACCGGCGAGCAGTGGCGGCGCGGCAGTGCCGCGGCCAACACGCTTACGTTCGAGTACGCCGTGGACGCCACCGACCTGAACACCGGCAGCTACGCCGCGGCGACCGCCCTGAACTTCGTCGCCCCGGTGGCGACCGGTTCCGGCGCCGCCCTCGATGGCAACGCCGCCGCGAACCGCACCGCGGTCACGGCCACGGTCACTGGATTGAACTGGGCACCCGGCCAGACGCTCACGCTCCGTTGGAATGACGTCGACGACACCGGCAGCGATGACGGCATCGGCATCGACGACCTGACCTTCGCCACGCCGGCGATCGTCATGGCGGCGCCGACGATCACCACCCAACCCGTTCCGCAGATCGTCACGCCCAACTCCACCGTGACCTTCTCGGTGGTTGCGACCGGCGCGCCGGCTCCGACCTACCAGTGGCGCAAGAATGGCTCCGCTCTCGTCGACGGCACCGGCATCGCGGGGGCCACGACGGCGACGCTGACCCTTACCGGCGTCACGACTGCCGCCTCCGGCAACTACGACGTCGTCGTCACCAACGCCGCCGGTGAGAAGACCAGTGACGCCGCGGCGCTCACCGTCGCCGGCTTCACCCCGGGCAATCTCGTGGTGGTGCGCGTGGGCGACGGCAGCACGGGGCTCCTCAACACGGGCAACCCCGTCTTCCTCGACGAGTTCACGACCACGGGCACGCGGGTGCAGTCGATCGCGCTGCCCGCCGCCGTGAATGGCGCCAACCAGCCGTTGATCCTCAGCGGCACCGCCACCTCCGAGGGCCTCATGACCCGCTCTGTCGACGGCCGCTATCTCGTGCTCGTCGGCTACGGCGCGGTTCCCGGAACCCCCAACCTCACCACCTCTTCCTCCGCGACCGTCAACCGCGTCGTCGCCCGCGTGGCGGCGAACGGCGTGATCGACACGACCACCGCGCTGACCGATGCCGCGACCGGCAGCAACCCGCGCGGTGCGGCTTCGGTTGATGGCACCAGCTTCTGGGTCACGGGCGGCGCGGGCGGCGTGCGCTACGCTGCCTTCGGCGGCACGACGTCCACCCAGCTCACCACCACACCGACCAACGTCCGCAACGTGGCGGTGTTCGGCACCCAGCTCTATCTCTCAACGGGGTCCGGCACGCTCCGCGTCGCCAGCGTTGGCGCCGGGTTGCCCACCACCGCGGGCCAGGTGGTGACCAATCTCCCCGGCCTGCCGACCAGCTCGGGCAGTCCGTACAGCTTCTTCCTGGCCGACCTCAACCCGGAGGTCACAGGCGAGGACGTCCTCTACATCGCCGACGACTCCGGCAAGATTCTGAAGTACTCGCTCGTCGCCGGCGTCTGGACCGCGAACGGCTCGGTGAGCGCCAGCTCGATCCGGGCGCTCGATGGCCGCGTCAGCGGCACCACCGTCACGCTTTACGGCGCCTCGGGCGCCAGCAGCGGCACGGGCGGCGGCAACCTGTATGCCTTCACCGACACCACCGGCTACAACGCTACGCTTACCGGTACCGTGACGACCCTCGCCACGGCGGGCACCAACACCACGTTCCGCGGCCTGGCCTTCGCGCCGGGCGTTGAGCCGCCGACGACCCCTGCCATCACGACCGACCCGGTCACGCAGACCGTCCTGGCCGGCGACAACGTCACGTTCACCGTCGCCGCCAGCGGCACCGCGCCGCTGACCTACCAGTGGCGCAAGGGCGGCGTGGCCATCACGGGCAACAGCTCCGCGACCACCGCGACGCTCACGCTCGCCACCGTCGCCGTCGGCGATGGCGGCAGCTACGACGTCGTGGTGACGAATGCGGCGGGCAGCGCCACCAGCGCGGCCGCGACGCTCACCGTCAACCCGGCCCCGACCGCCCCGACGATCACGACCGACCCGCAGTCGCAGACGGTCTCCGTCGGGGGCAACGTCACCTTCACCGTCGTCGCCACCGGCACCGCGCCGCTGAGCTATCAATGGCGCAAGGGCGGCACTGACATTTCAACCGCGACGACCGACACGCTCACGCTGACGAACGTCACGCTGGCCGATGCCGGCAGCTACGATGTCGTGGTCTCCAATGGTGTCAGCCCGGCGGCCACGAGCGCCGTGGCGATCCTCACGGTCAACCGACTGCCGTCGGTCCTGGCGGCATGGGACTTCAACGGCACCTCCGCCACCACGATCCCCGGCGGGGTGAACGCACCCCTGCCGGTGGCGGGCTTCGGCACCGCCTCGCTCGTGGGCGGCACCACGGCCACGTTCGCCAGCGGCACCGGCTCGTCGGACAGCGTGACGACCTCGCCGCCGAACTACGCCTGGAACAACGCCGGCTTCCCGGCCGCCGCCGCCGCGAATCTCTCGGCCGGCGCCCAGTTCATGGTGAGCACCGTCGGGTACGACCACGTGGCGTTCCACTTCGACCTGCGGCACTCCAACACCGCGAGCCGGTATGAAGCCGTCCAGTACACACTCGATGGCGGTACCACGTGGACGACCGCGACGTTCTTCGACGGCAACGTGGGCAGCACCTGGTTCAACCGCGTGGTCGACTTCTCGACTGTCGCCGGCGTGGCCAACAACCCGCAGTTCGGCGTCCGGGTCGTCGCGGCCTTTGCCTCGACCGCCACGGGCACCGGCGATGCCGCCTATGCCCCGACCAGCGCGACGGGCACCTACGGTACCTCGGGCACGTGGCGCTTCGACATGGCGGCCGTCACCGCGCAGCTTGCCGGCGACCCCGTCGTCACCCTGGTGGCGACCGACGCCACCGCGGCGGAGGCCGGCCCGGAAACGGCCGCGTTCCGCTTCGCGCGCGACGGCGACACCACCGCCGCCCTGACGGTCAACTACACGCTCTCCGGCACGGCGACCGCGGCGGATGTGACGCCCGCGCTCACCGGTTCGGTGACCTTCCCGGCCGGCCAGGCCGTCGTCGACCTCGTCCTCACGCCCGTCGATGATGCCGCGAACGAAGGCGACGAAACCCTCACGTTGACGCTGGACGCTGGTACCGGCTACGTGCCGGGCGCCTCCACGGCCGGCACGGTGACGATCACCGATAACGACATGCCGGTGAATGTCGCGCCGACCCTCACGACGCAGCCGGTCGCGCAGACCGCGACGGTGGGCGACACCGTGACCTTCACGGTGGCGGCCGCCGGCACGCCCGCGCCCACGTTCCAGTGGCAGAAGGACGGCGCGGCCCTGGCCGGCGCCACCACCGCCACGCTGACGCTTCCCGCCGTGACGAGCGCCAGCGCCGGCAACTACTCGGTCGTCGCAACGAACGTCGCCGGCACCGCCAACAGCGCGGTGGTCGCCCTCACCGTCAACAAGGCCTCGGCCACGGTGACGCTCGGAGGACTCGACATTGTTTACGACGGCGCCCCGCATGCCGCCACGGTGACCACGGCCCCCTCGGGCCTGGCGGTCACGGTGACCTACAACGGCGTCGCGACGGTTCCCTCGGCGATCGGCACCTACGCCGTGGTCGCCACGGTGGACGACACGGATTTCGAGGGCAGTGCCAATGGCACCCTCGTGATCTCGCGGCCTGCCCCACAGGCTCAGGAGATCACGTTTGCCGCGCTGCCGGATGTCCTCTCCGACGCCGCGCCGATCACGCTCGTGGCCACCGCCAGTTCCGAACTGCCGGTCACCTTCACCTTGGTGTCAGGCCCGGCCACCTTGTCCGGCCGCACGCTGACGCTGACTGGCGAAACCGGCACCGTCACGGTGCGGGCGTCGCAGGCGGGCAATGACTTCTACAGCCCGGCGGCCGACGTGACCCGCAGCTTCGCGGTGGCGGCCGCCACCGAGGCGC from Opitutus sp. ER46 includes these protein-coding regions:
- a CDS encoding immunoglobulin domain-containing protein, giving the protein MSLSQLVTRRAIVALMLLATLVVAPIARAYQGVTLQTQLGNPSNATADATNHTHYLIQRDQYVLDYNDTNFESNWVSWSLTSSDRGGTDRTDKFAADPLLPSGFTAIDQNGYKGSGYDRGHMCPSADRTTSVADNEATFFMTNMVPQTADNNQGVWNNFEGYCRDLAAAGNELLIISGPGGFGSSKIASGVAIPGYTWKIVTVVPLGSGSAVSRITAAGAASIRVIAIKVPNIAGIRSNPWQNYVTSAAQLESDTGLTFFTELDTASAATLRAKVDGSTTSGLPVISLQPAGQSAAAGGMATFSVTATDGGNPPLSYQWFKGEDAISGATNATFTLTNVQATDVAGYSVRVTNTVGFVTSSVANLVVTGLPPAITSAPLSQTVGAGANAVFSVTASGSPTLTYQWRKDGNPLGNGTEITGATTPTLTLTNVQAAAQGSYDVVVTNSVSSATSAAVTLTVTATAPTITSQPASQSLGLGSTATFVVVAKGSAPLSYQWRKGGADLTTNSSATTPTLVITGMTADDAGDYDVVVTNTAGHATSSVATLSVASATEAAVFYTGGTYSQNFDSLPSATGNFTLTGTGPINLSAAPISATGLGGWSFAKTMGNATVALFNVGTGSGNTGSLYSFGAAAATERALGALASNTLTCGFGVTLVNQTGHTITEFTISYTGEQWRRGNTTAGSQDTLAFGYQVGGTDLATGTFTDVATLKFVSPITTASAVALDGNLAANQAVISGSVTGITWNPGEKLILRWNDVNISGSDDGLAIDNFSFTTSTTGPVGPAVTATSPISGASDVALNSPVTITFNQEVNVTSGWVALTSSTEGSISPVIATTDHKTFTLTPPANYGYSDTIGVTVYGANVTSESTGLHPEGDYTFSFVTAAPVAPSITTPPANQTVAAGETATFTVVADGTQPLTYQWRKDGADLNITTNPSAATATLALANVQAGDMGSYDVVVSNGVLPVATSTGATLTVTAAAPTIVTQPSAVTVTAGEPASFSVTAKGTAPLAYQWRKDSTPISGATTATLSIAHTVQGDAGSYDVVVSNSVDAVTSSAAALVVNAAAAGHATYVGGTYTQDFDTLPAAGTFALTGKGPIQLDDGATINATGMAGWSFATYLGTSTVAKFTVSDGSSNSGSAFSFGASGATDRALGSLGSGSVASRFGVTFLNNSGQTITEFTLSYTGEQWRRGSAAANTLTFEYAVDATDLNTGSYAAATALNFVAPVATGSGAALDGNAAANRTAVTATVTGLNWAPGQTLTLRWNDVDDTGSDDGIGIDDLTFATPAIVMAAPTITTQPVPQIVTPNSTVTFSVVATGAPAPTYQWRKNGSALVDGTGIAGATTATLTLTGVTTAASGNYDVVVTNAAGEKTSDAAALTVAGFTPGNLVVVRVGDGSTGLLNTGNPVFLDEFTTTGTRVQSIALPAAVNGANQPLILSGTATSEGLMTRSVDGRYLVLVGYGAVPGTPNLTTSSSATVNRVVARVAANGVIDTTTALTDAATGSNPRGAASVDGTSFWVTGGAGGVRYAAFGGTTSTQLTTTPTNVRNVAVFGTQLYLSTGSGTLRVASVGAGLPTTAGQVVTNLPGLPTSSGSPYSFFLADLNPEVTGEDVLYIADDSGKILKYSLVAGVWTANGSVSASSIRALDGRVSGTTVTLYGASGASSGTGGGNLYAFTDTTGYNATLTGTVTTLATAGTNTTFRGLAFAPGVEPPTTPAITTDPVTQTVLAGDNVTFTVAASGTAPLTYQWRKGGVAITGNSSATTATLTLATVAVGDGGSYDVVVTNAAGSATSAAATLTVNPAPTAPTITTDPQSQTVSVGGNVTFTVVATGTAPLSYQWRKGGTDISTATTDTLTLTNVTLADAGSYDVVVSNGVSPAATSAVAILTVNRLPSVLAAWDFNGTSATTIPGGVNAPLPVAGFGTASLVGGTTATFASGTGSSDSVTTSPPNYAWNNAGFPAAAAANLSAGAQFMVSTVGYDHVAFHFDLRHSNTASRYEAVQYTLDGGTTWTTATFFDGNVGSTWFNRVVDFSTVAGVANNPQFGVRVVAAFASTATGTGDAAYAPTSATGTYGTSGTWRFDMAAVTAQLAGDPVVTLVATDATAAEAGPETAAFRFARDGDTTAALTVNYTLSGTATAADVTPALTGSVTFPAGQAVVDLVLTPVDDAANEGDETLTLTLDAGTGYVPGASTAGTVTITDNDMPVNVAPTLTTQPVAQTATVGDTVTFTVAAAGTPAPTFQWQKDGAALAGATTATLTLPAVTSASAGNYSVVATNVAGTANSAVVALTVNKASATVTLGGLDIVYDGAPHAATVTTAPSGLAVTVTYNGVATVPSAIGTYAVVATVDDTDFEGSANGTLVISRPAPQAQEITFAALPDVLSDAAPITLVATASSELPVTFTLVSGPATLSGRTLTLTGETGTVTVRASQAGNDFYSPAADVTRSFAVAAATEAPRITTQPASVSALRGESATFTVVATGRPAPTYQWRRNGTAIPGATAATCTIAAVQPSDAGSYDVAATNVAGTAVSTLARLTVTSADLAPVITTQPRSLTAVVGRSAAMLVSATGVPAPTYQWYKDGALVKGATAATLTFDPVRPPLAGSYTVVVANRAGVVTSNAATLRVIGRSYAGCYFGRIGSIGFFAIQIRDDNTGVFLGYLTSMQVPFIALEVTVDDDGHFHFGSVVAPAGGASIAADGVGTEADPLEFTFDGAISESGELSGTITGAADADLSATRASDTGTTGEYAGFYQASAAGSAATTYTIVSPEGEALVITQTDSGVDAGTGTIDSSGAMAITTVNNQTIAATIADATIAAQVTTADGKTTNFAGGTETVLAVQRLANLSSRATIDRGGFAIAGLVITGQEAKPVLLRVVGPGLKQFGIADFLARPRLQLYSGQTVIATNEGWSTGNVEETAAAAAMVGGFPLDKGSTDAGMVITLAPGQYTIMVTAADGGAGTFLVEAYDLAAPSVGQKMVNISTRAHVAAGRPVIAGFVVSGTVPKRLLIRGAGPTLVELGITDPVAQPRLAVYHEGKVIAENAGWTADGNAAQIAAVGAQIGAFGFTSTRDAALLLTVEPGVYSVVLSSDSGVPATALVEVYEAP